One window of Saccharopolyspora phatthalungensis genomic DNA carries:
- a CDS encoding siderophore-interacting protein: MQASTRRARSRYRLLDVRSTERITPRMVRVILGGSGLSDFASNGSDQRIKLCLPQPGQPMPLGRTRAEVFALPREQQPRQRTYTVRWFDPQRLELAIDFVVHDHDGPGSTWAAQAAPGEQIVTVGPSPAYRPQPDADALVLIGDESALPAIGAILEELPAEARVQVFAEVADAAEEQSISSAAAVAWHWLHRDGIPPGESTLLADALRSAQLGPNPHVWIGAEADVVRQLREHCQQELALDRRRLYALAYWRRNATGD; encoded by the coding sequence ATGCAGGCGAGCACTAGGCGCGCGCGATCCCGATACCGGTTGCTTGACGTGCGGTCGACCGAGCGCATCACGCCACGGATGGTGCGCGTCATACTCGGCGGTTCGGGGCTTTCGGACTTCGCCAGCAACGGCAGCGACCAGCGGATCAAGCTGTGTCTGCCGCAGCCCGGCCAGCCGATGCCGCTGGGCCGGACCCGCGCCGAGGTGTTCGCGCTGCCCCGCGAGCAGCAGCCGCGCCAGCGCACCTACACGGTCCGCTGGTTCGACCCGCAGCGGTTGGAGCTGGCGATCGACTTCGTCGTGCACGACCACGACGGGCCGGGCAGCACCTGGGCGGCGCAGGCCGCGCCCGGCGAGCAAATCGTCACCGTCGGCCCCAGCCCGGCGTACCGGCCGCAGCCGGACGCCGACGCGCTGGTGCTGATCGGAGACGAGAGCGCGCTGCCCGCCATCGGGGCGATCCTGGAGGAGCTGCCCGCCGAGGCGCGCGTGCAGGTGTTCGCGGAGGTCGCCGACGCGGCGGAGGAGCAGTCGATCTCCTCGGCCGCCGCGGTGGCCTGGCACTGGCTGCACCGCGACGGCATCCCGCCAGGCGAAAGCACGCTGCTGGCGGACGCGCTGCGATCCGCTCAGCTCGGCCCGAATCCGCACGTGTGGATCGGCGCGGAAGCCGACGTGGTCCGCCAACTGCGCGAACACTGCCAGCAGGAGCTCGCGCTGGACCGGCGTCGCCTGTACGCCCTCGCCTACTGGCGCCGTAACGCCACCGGCGACTGA
- a CDS encoding GatB/YqeY domain-containing protein — MAELKDKLRTDLSAAMKQRDTVVTGVLRMALAAVSKEEVAGKQARELTDEEVQRVLSKEAKKRDEAAEAFRGAGRAEQAEAELGEAEILRAYLPKPLGDDELAQLVKDAVTDVAGELGERPGMKQMGQVMKAANAKVAGRAEGGKVAALVKAELAG; from the coding sequence ATGGCCGAGCTCAAGGACAAGCTGCGGACGGACCTTTCCGCCGCGATGAAGCAACGCGACACCGTCGTCACTGGAGTCCTGCGGATGGCGCTGGCCGCCGTCAGCAAGGAGGAGGTCGCCGGCAAGCAGGCGCGCGAACTCACCGACGAGGAGGTGCAGCGCGTGCTGAGCAAGGAGGCCAAGAAGCGCGACGAGGCCGCCGAGGCATTCCGCGGGGCCGGGCGCGCAGAGCAGGCCGAGGCCGAGCTCGGCGAGGCCGAGATCTTGCGGGCCTACCTGCCGAAGCCGCTCGGCGACGACGAGTTGGCGCAGCTCGTCAAGGACGCCGTCACCGACGTGGCGGGCGAACTCGGCGAGCGGCCGGGCATGAAGCAGATGGGCCAGGTCATGAAGGCGGCCAACGCCAAGGTCGCCGGTCGCGCCGAAGGCGGCAAGGTCGCCGCCCTGGTCAAGGCCGAACTGGCTGGCTGA
- a CDS encoding metallophosphoesterase yields MNKFGRILLTTGALGAAAVTYSAAIERRHWTLRQATLPVLADDAAPLRVLHISDLHMTPNQRSKQRWVAALADLDPDLVVNTGDNLAHPQAVPGALRAMGPLLDRPGVFVFGSNDYYGPTAKNPARYLLPSAKAKRLHGEPLPWRDLRAAMTERGWLDATHRRHEIEVAGMRIHLAGLDDPHLHLDRYDLIAGPTPADAQLRLGVTHSPEPRVLDSFAEDGYDLVLAGHTHGGQLRLPGYGALVTNCELDRSRARGASTWGEHMHLHVSAGLGTSPYAPVRFACPPEATLLTLLPRSEKLASTSGKSARGTRSGAGQGVR; encoded by the coding sequence GTGAACAAGTTCGGGCGGATTCTGCTCACCACGGGCGCCCTCGGCGCCGCCGCGGTCACCTACTCGGCCGCGATCGAACGGCGCCACTGGACGCTGCGGCAGGCGACGCTGCCGGTGCTCGCCGACGACGCGGCACCGCTGCGGGTGCTGCACATCTCCGACCTGCACATGACCCCGAACCAGCGGTCCAAACAGCGGTGGGTGGCCGCCCTCGCCGACCTGGACCCCGATCTGGTGGTCAACACCGGCGACAACCTGGCGCACCCGCAGGCGGTGCCCGGGGCGCTGCGCGCGATGGGCCCACTGCTGGACCGGCCGGGCGTGTTCGTCTTCGGCAGCAACGACTACTACGGGCCGACCGCGAAGAACCCGGCCCGCTACCTGCTGCCGTCGGCCAAGGCCAAGCGCCTCCACGGGGAGCCGCTGCCGTGGCGCGATCTGCGGGCTGCAATGACCGAACGGGGCTGGCTGGACGCGACGCACCGGCGGCACGAGATCGAGGTCGCCGGGATGCGGATCCACCTGGCCGGGCTCGACGACCCGCATCTTCACCTGGACCGCTACGACCTGATCGCGGGCCCCACACCGGCCGACGCCCAGCTGCGCCTGGGCGTGACGCACTCCCCCGAGCCGCGTGTGCTGGATTCGTTCGCCGAGGACGGCTACGACCTGGTGCTGGCCGGGCACACCCACGGCGGGCAGCTGCGGCTGCCCGGGTACGGGGCGCTGGTGACCAACTGCGAGCTGGACCGGTCGCGGGCGCGCGGCGCGTCCACCTGGGGCGAGCACATGCACCTGCACGTCTCGGCGGGCCTGGGCACCTCGCCGTACGCTCCGGTGCGTTTCGCGTGCCCACCCGAGGCCACCCTGCTGACCTTGCTGCCCCGCTCCGAGAAACTCGCTTCAACCAGCGGAAAGTCCGCCAGAGGGACCCGGTCCGGAGCGGGTCAAGGCGTCCGCTAG
- a CDS encoding site-specific integrase has product MGFVNPTPSGKWRANWRDPEGKQRAKTFRTKREASAFLAQIETQKTQGSYVSPHAGRLLFGDHAQRWMRTWNTEITTAARDGSVMRNHVLPQWAAWQLSKIDHMAVQEWITQLCEKHSRALVVECYRLTSGVLKSAVRNRLIPFNPAEEVRIPRKRKRDTDERIISRADVRSRLLPAVPQFYRAVVATAAGAGLRWGEVAGLCSDALDLDNGTLRVIRTVVEVGGHTSFKPFPKSSAGRRTVPLPSWLVEIIREHVRAWPPSEQGPVFTNTVGKPLRRTLFRSRVWKPALVRAGLLGEITQTSSGAWVGSWTGEHGDPVSAEFITYAAVVKEVARHAQGGLKFHDLRHSYATWLVDDGVPVNMVQRVMGHERSSTTLDLYTRRTDNGDRILRALDDENGDDDANGPVPVR; this is encoded by the coding sequence ATGGGTTTCGTCAATCCCACCCCGAGCGGCAAGTGGCGCGCGAACTGGCGCGACCCGGAAGGCAAGCAACGGGCCAAAACCTTCCGCACCAAACGGGAGGCCAGTGCCTTCCTGGCCCAGATCGAGACGCAGAAGACGCAGGGCTCCTACGTCTCACCCCATGCCGGGCGGCTGCTGTTCGGTGATCACGCGCAACGGTGGATGCGCACCTGGAATACCGAGATCACGACAGCGGCACGTGACGGGTCGGTCATGCGCAACCACGTTCTACCGCAGTGGGCCGCCTGGCAGCTGTCGAAGATCGACCATATGGCCGTGCAGGAGTGGATCACGCAACTCTGTGAAAAGCACTCTCGCGCGCTGGTCGTGGAGTGTTACCGGCTGACCTCCGGGGTGCTGAAGTCGGCTGTCCGGAACCGTCTCATCCCGTTCAACCCGGCTGAGGAGGTGAGGATTCCGAGGAAGCGCAAGCGCGACACCGACGAACGCATCATCAGCCGGGCCGACGTCCGCTCGCGGTTGCTGCCTGCGGTTCCCCAGTTCTACCGGGCTGTCGTGGCCACTGCGGCGGGGGCGGGGCTGCGCTGGGGCGAGGTAGCCGGACTGTGCTCCGATGCCCTCGACCTGGACAACGGCACGCTCCGCGTGATCAGAACCGTGGTGGAGGTCGGCGGACACACCTCGTTCAAACCGTTCCCGAAATCGAGCGCCGGTCGCCGCACGGTCCCGCTTCCGTCATGGCTGGTCGAGATCATCCGTGAGCACGTTCGAGCCTGGCCACCATCGGAGCAGGGCCCGGTGTTCACCAACACGGTCGGCAAGCCGCTTAGGCGGACCCTGTTCCGTTCCCGGGTGTGGAAACCGGCACTCGTCCGCGCGGGCCTGCTCGGCGAGATTACCCAGACCTCCTCTGGTGCCTGGGTCGGCTCCTGGACTGGCGAGCATGGCGACCCGGTGTCGGCGGAGTTCATCACCTACGCGGCCGTGGTGAAGGAGGTGGCACGACACGCCCAAGGCGGACTGAAATTCCACGACCTCCGCCACTCCTACGCCACCTGGCTCGTTGACGACGGCGTACCGGTGAACATGGTCCAGCGAGTCATGGGCCACGAGCGCTCCTCAACCACTCTCGACCTCTACACCCGCCGCACCGACAACGGTGACCGCATCCTCCGCGCACTCGACGACGAGAATGGCGACGACGACGCCAACGGGCCCGTACCCGTCCGCTGA
- a CDS encoding helix-turn-helix domain-containing protein has translation MERQTYTVDEVAGVLGVSRGVAYGQVRDGVIPSLRLGKRWVIPRARFDAWLAGGGA, from the coding sequence ATGGAACGTCAAACGTACACAGTGGACGAAGTCGCCGGGGTGCTCGGCGTCTCTCGTGGCGTGGCCTACGGGCAGGTCCGCGACGGCGTGATTCCCTCGCTCCGCCTGGGTAAGCGCTGGGTCATTCCCAGGGCGCGGTTTGATGCGTGGCTGGCCGGGGGTGGGGCCTGA
- a CDS encoding replication initiator — protein sequence MPPTALINHTDYQRITADGFQRRARAAGFAQWRTDIERLGGCTQPIRLSGSWAVQDNTTGTVLDSLHGRVMVPCGNRRESVCPACSDRYAADAFHLLRAGLAGGTKGIPVTVADKPRLFLTLTAPSFGPVHNRRTPHGKAIPCRCGEFHHPDDPRLGQPVDPGTYDYLGHVLWQAHAGQLWHRFITALKRHLAHAAGLPQRAFADHARLSFAKVAEYQRRGLVHFHAVIRLDGPDGPGDPTPTWGTVQALTNAIHTAHVGTRITSPDIDGRTWELAFGEQIDIRPIRPVQAGQVEDERGVITDDRLASYVAKYATKGTGKSEAADRPIRSQADIDRLRITPHHRRIIQTAWDLGAPVPCPDCHPHGFHHTDGCGCQHAHYCATCGNGGEVTRTVRQHRLHPELGDRPDPVDALKLRRWAHMLAFRGHFLTKSQAYSVPFRQIRDDRRRYRHEHTLAELGVTDDSITVVNHWSLVSVGHHTPEERELAAAIAERQREARKHRYATERKD from the coding sequence TTGCCCCCAACCGCTCTCATCAACCACACCGACTACCAGCGGATCACCGCCGATGGTTTCCAGCGCCGTGCCCGCGCAGCCGGGTTTGCGCAGTGGCGCACCGATATCGAACGGCTCGGCGGCTGCACCCAACCCATCCGCTTGTCGGGCTCGTGGGCGGTTCAGGACAACACCACCGGCACCGTGCTGGACTCGCTGCATGGGCGGGTGATGGTGCCCTGCGGCAACCGCCGCGAAAGCGTCTGCCCCGCCTGCTCCGACCGCTACGCCGCCGACGCCTTCCACCTGCTGCGCGCCGGGCTGGCCGGGGGCACCAAGGGCATCCCGGTCACCGTTGCCGACAAGCCACGCCTGTTCCTCACCCTGACCGCCCCCAGCTTCGGGCCGGTCCACAACCGCCGCACCCCCCACGGCAAGGCGATCCCGTGCCGCTGTGGGGAGTTCCACCATCCCGACGATCCCCGCCTCGGGCAGCCGGTTGACCCAGGCACCTATGACTATCTCGGTCATGTTCTCTGGCAGGCACACGCTGGCCAACTCTGGCACCGGTTCATCACCGCCCTGAAACGCCACCTCGCCCACGCCGCAGGGCTCCCGCAACGCGCGTTCGCCGACCACGCCCGGCTCTCGTTTGCCAAGGTGGCCGAATACCAGCGGCGCGGGCTGGTCCACTTCCACGCCGTGATCCGCCTCGACGGACCAGACGGACCCGGCGACCCCACCCCCACCTGGGGCACCGTCCAGGCACTCACCAACGCCATCCACACTGCCCACGTCGGCACCCGGATCACCTCGCCCGACATCGACGGGCGCACCTGGGAGCTGGCTTTCGGAGAGCAGATTGACATCCGCCCGATTCGCCCCGTCCAGGCGGGTCAGGTTGAGGATGAGCGCGGTGTGATCACCGATGACCGGTTGGCCTCCTACGTGGCCAAATACGCCACCAAAGGCACCGGCAAGAGTGAAGCCGCCGACCGCCCCATCCGCTCCCAGGCCGACATCGACCGGCTACGCATCACCCCGCACCACCGCCGGATCATCCAGACCGCCTGGGATCTCGGGGCCCCGGTGCCCTGCCCGGACTGCCACCCCCACGGCTTCCACCACACCGACGGGTGCGGCTGCCAGCACGCCCACTACTGCGCCACCTGCGGCAACGGCGGCGAGGTCACCCGCACCGTCCGGCAACACCGCCTCCACCCCGAACTCGGCGACCGCCCCGACCCAGTGGACGCGCTCAAACTGCGTCGCTGGGCACACATGCTCGCCTTCCGGGGCCACTTCCTCACCAAGTCCCAGGCGTATTCCGTGCCGTTCCGGCAGATCCGCGACGACCGACGCCGCTACCGGCACGAACACACCCTCGCCGAACTCGGGGTCACCGACGACTCGATCACGGTGGTCAACCACTGGTCCCTGGTCAGCGTCGGCCACCACACCCCCGAAGAACGCGAATTGGCTGCCGCTATCGCCGAACGGCAGCGAGAGGCACGCAAACACCGCTACGCAACAGAAAGGAAAGACTGA
- a CDS encoding DUF2637 domain-containing protein has translation MRPENVSRAPSAGLAQSWLSPVALVLVALAAVMGWGASFVGLHEYGMTSMTGFDWYTAWLVPATFDGAAFACTLMTYRASINGRSALRARMLMWGFTAVSAWINWIHQTTLEARLVAAGLPVAAVAVFDIVLLEMRADFEARHGRTGVRLRPGLLLVRWLVDRAGTAAAFRAQITDIPVHHLVGLGIQPPATPDGQDKPAPAPEPDQPPAPTPPQEPAPTQKSPAVAKRGPNLPPPMVKAVLGARSKAAAQGRELTVADVQAVINISGELAERIVADYTTNGHPVA, from the coding sequence ATGCGACCCGAGAATGTCTCTCGCGCACCGTCGGCGGGCCTGGCGCAGTCGTGGTTGTCGCCGGTGGCGTTGGTGCTGGTGGCACTGGCGGCGGTGATGGGGTGGGGCGCGAGCTTCGTCGGTTTGCACGAATACGGCATGACTTCCATGACCGGATTCGACTGGTACACCGCGTGGTTGGTGCCCGCCACCTTCGACGGCGCGGCGTTCGCCTGCACCCTGATGACCTACCGGGCCTCGATCAACGGCCGCTCCGCGCTGCGGGCCCGCATGTTGATGTGGGGCTTCACGGCCGTGAGTGCGTGGATCAACTGGATCCATCAAACCACCCTGGAAGCCCGCCTCGTGGCCGCCGGGTTGCCGGTGGCGGCGGTCGCGGTCTTCGACATCGTGCTACTGGAAATGCGGGCCGACTTCGAAGCCCGCCACGGCCGCACCGGCGTCCGGCTACGCCCCGGACTGCTCCTGGTCCGCTGGCTGGTCGACCGCGCCGGTACGGCAGCGGCCTTCCGGGCACAGATCACCGATATTCCCGTGCATCACCTCGTGGGCCTGGGCATCCAACCACCTGCCACACCGGACGGGCAGGACAAGCCCGCACCGGCCCCGGAGCCCGACCAGCCGCCTGCCCCGACACCACCGCAGGAGCCTGCGCCGACACAGAAATCCCCGGCTGTTGCCAAGCGGGGGCCGAATCTGCCGCCCCCGATGGTCAAAGCCGTCCTCGGCGCGCGATCAAAGGCGGCTGCGCAGGGGCGGGAGCTTACCGTTGCCGACGTGCAGGCCGTGATCAATATCTCCGGCGAGTTGGCCGAGCGGATCGTGGCCGACTACACCACCAACGGGCACCCGGTCGCCTGA